The following coding sequences lie in one Pontibacter sp. G13 genomic window:
- a CDS encoding outer membrane beta-barrel family protein has protein sequence MRSIHRYLAIWALLLCACPAIAQAQGIEFIGKIVTSPGNSPIEYATIRLLDASSNAPLAGTTTDANGEFSLQSPKEQVALEISFIGFESQTIKDFAVEEGKVNLGTIALTETQVTMDEVVIQGEKSQMEFKLDKRVFHVGKDLSSTGASALEVLNNVPSVNVNIEGQISLRGSQGVQILINGKPSVIASEDGNILGTLTAEMIERIEVISNPSAKYEAEGTSGIINIVLKKDERKGINGSITLNGGIPHNHSIGVSLNRRTEKFNLFSQIGVGYRELPNDREFINEDLVTGTRVESIGEEFRNEQFTNIILGTDYHINDYNVLTLSGNFAYEVESQPSETEFWMYDGNGDLLSQWNRIEETSATNPKYQYEFQYAKDFKDHKDHDLIFSALGNFFGKSLTSDFLNTTASGESFDGRQQTESAFQEAKYTFKLDYTKPFSKQFTLETGSQYVINDVSNDFAVSNFVNGEWVPDQGLTNLFEYNQRVLGVYGTGAFEGERWGLKLGLRMEHTDLNTLLTNTGEANSIQLTNLFPSAHTSFKFNERFSMQAGYSRRIYRPRLWDLNPFFNIRNNFTIRTGNPELLPEFTDSYELTGIMAWEQVSFNVGVFHRYTTEVIERVSIYEDEVTRTMPVNLGTNRATGFEFNGKYTPIKQLSFNGDFNFLFFDREGTFENQVIDFSASRYSGKLTTKLKLIKSLDIEFTTRYESEYQTVQGQISDVFVMDGGVRLKILKGKGMFNLSVRDIFASRVQESWAYQPTFTTYSRRQRGRFITLGFSYGFGKGEAMEFSAQKRR, from the coding sequence ATGAGATCCATTCACCGATACTTGGCGATCTGGGCACTCTTGCTGTGTGCGTGTCCTGCTATTGCCCAAGCTCAGGGAATCGAATTTATTGGAAAAATTGTCACCTCACCCGGCAATTCACCCATTGAATACGCTACCATACGCCTACTCGACGCCTCATCCAATGCTCCACTCGCAGGAACCACGACTGATGCCAATGGCGAATTCTCCCTACAATCCCCCAAAGAACAAGTTGCGCTAGAAATCTCCTTTATCGGCTTCGAATCCCAGACAATCAAGGATTTCGCTGTCGAAGAAGGGAAGGTCAATCTAGGCACCATTGCCCTCACAGAAACTCAAGTCACCATGGACGAAGTGGTGATTCAGGGCGAAAAATCCCAAATGGAATTCAAGCTCGATAAGCGGGTATTTCATGTGGGCAAGGACCTGAGTAGCACAGGAGCAAGCGCGCTGGAAGTGCTCAACAATGTTCCTTCGGTCAATGTCAATATCGAAGGGCAAATCAGCCTACGAGGAAGCCAAGGCGTTCAAATCCTCATCAATGGTAAGCCTTCGGTCATCGCCAGTGAAGATGGAAACATCCTCGGGACGCTTACCGCGGAAATGATCGAACGCATCGAGGTGATCTCCAATCCATCGGCCAAATACGAGGCAGAAGGGACCTCCGGGATCATCAATATTGTCCTGAAAAAAGACGAGCGAAAAGGAATCAACGGGTCCATCACCCTCAATGGGGGAATTCCTCACAACCACAGTATTGGTGTCAGTCTCAACCGCCGGACGGAGAAATTCAATCTCTTCAGCCAGATCGGCGTGGGATATCGCGAACTCCCCAATGACCGAGAATTCATCAATGAAGACCTTGTAACCGGAACTCGCGTGGAAAGCATCGGGGAAGAATTCCGCAACGAGCAATTTACCAACATCATCCTTGGGACCGACTATCACATCAATGATTACAACGTCCTGACCCTCTCCGGAAACTTTGCCTACGAGGTGGAGAGTCAACCTTCAGAGACGGAATTCTGGATGTATGACGGCAACGGAGATCTCCTTTCGCAGTGGAACCGTATCGAAGAAACCAGTGCCACCAACCCTAAGTACCAGTACGAATTCCAGTACGCCAAGGACTTCAAGGATCACAAGGACCACGATCTGATCTTCTCTGCTTTGGGAAATTTCTTTGGTAAGTCCTTGACCTCCGATTTCCTGAATACCACTGCTTCAGGTGAATCTTTTGATGGGCGCCAGCAAACGGAATCAGCCTTCCAAGAGGCCAAATACACCTTCAAGCTGGATTACACGAAGCCATTTTCGAAGCAATTCACCCTAGAAACAGGTAGCCAATACGTCATCAACGATGTGAGCAATGATTTCGCAGTCAGCAACTTCGTCAATGGAGAATGGGTGCCAGACCAAGGACTGACCAATCTGTTTGAATACAACCAACGGGTGCTGGGTGTCTATGGAACAGGAGCCTTCGAAGGAGAACGTTGGGGACTCAAACTCGGATTGCGGATGGAACACACCGATCTGAACACCCTGCTGACGAATACCGGAGAGGCGAATTCCATTCAACTCACCAACTTGTTCCCATCTGCCCATACCTCCTTCAAGTTCAATGAGCGATTCTCGATGCAGGCGGGCTACTCTCGCCGGATTTACCGTCCGAGATTGTGGGACTTGAACCCATTCTTCAATATCCGCAACAACTTCACCATCCGTACCGGAAATCCTGAATTGTTGCCGGAATTCACGGATTCCTACGAATTGACGGGGATTATGGCCTGGGAGCAGGTATCATTCAATGTGGGCGTATTCCACCGATACACCACCGAAGTCATCGAGCGGGTAAGCATCTACGAAGATGAAGTGACGCGTACCATGCCTGTCAATCTGGGTACCAATCGCGCTACAGGCTTCGAATTCAACGGAAAATACACGCCAATTAAGCAACTGTCCTTCAATGGCGATTTCAACTTCTTGTTCTTCGATCGGGAGGGAACCTTTGAGAATCAGGTCATAGATTTCAGCGCAAGTCGCTACTCCGGAAAGCTGACGACCAAGCTCAAGCTCATCAAATCACTGGACATCGAGTTCACCACGCGGTACGAATCCGAGTACCAGACAGTCCAAGGCCAAATTTCTGATGTATTTGTCATGGATGGTGGTGTACGTTTGAAGATTCTGAAAGGCAAGGGGATGTTCAATTTGAGTGTCCGTGATATCTTCGCTTCTCGCGTTCAGGAGTCCTGGGCCTACCAACCGACCTTCACCACCTATAGCCGTCGCCAGCGTGGTCGATTCATCACGCTTGGATTCAGCTATGGATTTGGCAAGGGCGAGGCCATGGAGTTCTCCGCACAAAAAAGACGATAA
- a CDS encoding DUF6428 family protein: MKLSEVKQALANMDVLTFQLPDGTEVPAHFHVTEIGHVTKHFIDCGGTVRHESVVNFQLWSSDDVHHRLGAQKLTSIIELSEKTLGIPDQEIEVEYQGNTIGKYGLSTDGERFFLTNRFTDCLAKESCGIPAEKPKLNMVDLTTPAGNSCTPGGGCC; this comes from the coding sequence ATGAAACTATCCGAAGTCAAGCAAGCCCTCGCCAATATGGACGTCCTGACGTTCCAATTGCCAGATGGAACTGAGGTTCCCGCACATTTTCACGTAACGGAGATTGGCCATGTCACCAAGCACTTCATCGATTGTGGAGGGACTGTGCGCCACGAATCTGTGGTAAACTTCCAGCTTTGGAGTTCTGACGATGTGCATCACCGTCTGGGCGCGCAAAAATTGACCAGCATCATCGAATTGTCCGAGAAGACCTTGGGAATTCCTGATCAGGAGATCGAAGTGGAATATCAGGGCAACACCATCGGAAAATATGGCCTGAGCACGGATGGGGAGCGATTCTTCCTGACGAATCGGTTTACGGATTGCCTCGCCAAGGAATCTTGCGGCATCCCCGCAGAAAAACCCAAACTGAATATGGTCGATCTCACAACCCCCGCTGGAAACAGCTGTACGCCGGGTGGCGGTTGCTGCTGA
- a CDS encoding metalloregulator ArsR/SmtB family transcription factor, whose amino-acid sequence MSTKIRTHEFTEQQQQIAEIAKALGHPARIAILQVLAHKESCVCGDIVLELPLAQSTVSRHLKVLKDAGLVQGEIAPHKSCYCIDPKGWEQAQKLFGQFWDDHVNAPEEVCCN is encoded by the coding sequence ATGAGTACCAAGATTCGCACACACGAGTTCACCGAACAACAGCAGCAAATCGCTGAAATTGCCAAGGCATTGGGGCATCCTGCGAGGATTGCCATCCTCCAAGTATTGGCACACAAGGAAAGCTGTGTCTGTGGAGATATTGTACTTGAACTACCGTTGGCCCAATCCACAGTGTCCAGACACCTCAAAGTCCTCAAGGATGCTGGACTGGTACAGGGGGAGATTGCTCCGCACAAAAGCTGCTACTGCATCGACCCCAAAGGATGGGAACAAGCACAAAAACTCTTTGGACAATTCTGGGATGATCATGTGAACGCTCCAGAAGAAGTCTGTTGCAACTAA
- a CDS encoding response regulator transcription factor, which produces MPSFSVDKTIRVLVADDSEIYREGIRTIQEFDDSIQIVAEAQDGAEAWSLYNRHDIDVVLMDYRMPTMNGAEAAEKILASDPEAKILVMTAYFETTILRKFVNMGMAGYLNKETRFPELIKAIHHVQDEGHHYGSEVRKIMSPHFNEAESTQIKLTPAEQDVLEWIVCGFSAKQIADKRNTSHYAVRDHWANLKEKFGVPNVASLVREAIRQGFVDPDEDCQEKA; this is translated from the coding sequence ATGCCCTCGTTCTCAGTGGATAAGACGATCCGCGTACTTGTGGCCGATGACTCTGAAATCTATCGAGAAGGCATTCGAACGATTCAGGAATTCGACGATTCTATTCAGATTGTGGCTGAAGCCCAAGATGGAGCAGAAGCATGGTCGCTCTACAATCGGCATGATATCGATGTAGTCCTCATGGATTATCGGATGCCTACGATGAATGGAGCAGAAGCCGCCGAAAAAATCCTTGCATCTGATCCAGAAGCCAAGATTCTCGTCATGACGGCGTATTTCGAGACGACAATCCTCCGGAAATTTGTCAATATGGGCATGGCAGGTTATCTCAATAAAGAGACGCGCTTTCCAGAACTCATTAAGGCGATCCACCATGTACAGGATGAGGGCCATCACTACGGTTCGGAGGTGCGCAAAATTATGAGCCCGCACTTCAATGAGGCAGAATCCACCCAAATTAAGCTCACTCCCGCAGAACAAGATGTCCTCGAATGGATCGTTTGCGGCTTTTCTGCCAAGCAAATTGCCGACAAGCGCAATACCTCACACTATGCCGTAAGGGATCATTGGGCCAATTTGAAGGAGAAATTTGGCGTCCCCAATGTCGCCTCCCTCGTGCGGGAAGCGATCCGGCAAGGATTTGTCGATCCGGATGAGGATTGTCAGGAAAAAGCATAG
- a CDS encoding two-component regulator propeller domain-containing protein, whose amino-acid sequence MNRRTNLFNALGFILMLLISQTGWGQLSRPFFKHLTVEDGLSNNWVKSIVKDQSGYMWFGTFNGLNRYDGTAFRALMKGPETQLTDNFIESMAVDRAGNLWVGTFSFGLNRFDPRTETFTQFTSNDTLAHSVMGNRIKVIYPDRSGRIWLGTDYGLEILDPASGRVQSFKHDPQDSRSITPGLVTSILEDKEGVFWIGTKQGLNRLDASQGTFTRFLHDQDQSSTLSSNDVTDLYQDKYGDLWIGTWGGGLNQLNLQTGAIRRYLHSSNQKGGIGHNTILALEGDGENLLFVATEGGGLNVFDIQRQTFQYWKPDFTDPSSINSNSIHALYFDSDTEILWAGSYNGGVNYFSKWDKPFLRYRAQVDGLNNNHVTSLEEDDSGQLWIGTDGGGVNILNPQSGAFRYIGLDEGLQNQAILSLLADREGRMWVGTYDGGIDVFGSDLRHIDRFTHDPNHPKSLSGRHVNAIYQDLRGLIWIGTMSGGLNLFDPDTKTFTQFQHRPNDSSSLIDNFIYGIFEDRLGRLLVQTGKGLEVFDYRTLTFSRFNSSPEGHFDIPGVIMEDSQGNLWVGSKERGLFRVDRTGVQITTYTEADGLPSNSISGILEDASGNLWISTHRGLCKFEEGVIKPERKQFHVFSPEDGLQGSEFKRGAYCQLSDGTLAFGGQYGFNLFDPKAIRRNPFVPPVEITEMRLFNKPVDFREGAWLNAPVSELELIELDYQQTVITFEFSALNYLLPERNQFAYMLDGFEDIWNYVGSQNHATYTNLDPGTYTFHVKASNNDGVWNQQGTTIKLRITPPWWELLYVKILAGLLLVGLVLGYFRMRTIQLKRSKRKLERKVAIRTADLKEATTLSEERRTEISRQNEALIQQNQELEEQARKIQKLADEVRTLNEAKLKFFTSISHELRTPLNLILWPLEEMIAQNKHPESTQSRFQLMWQNARTLTKLINQLLDFRKMDSGSFQLRKGLYEVVAETRGVVESFHDWAQRKQLTFHLQLPDAPQEVWVDWDHWEKILSNLISNACKYAPDGGNIWLDIQDIPETKDHPRIFRIMIWDDGPGIAEEQRNRIFDRFYEGGPSGFASSGIGLALVKELVELQGGSIELISPPNQGACFEVRLPILSQPQDGMEPQMTYPEISLPSEFELGVEAALPSTGGKDLPTILIVEDHADIRNYMRSQLESLYQIVTAANGKEGCEKALKELPDLVISDVMMPEMDGFELCKTLKEDDRTSHIPVILVTARSGEENLLAGLSIGADDYIAKPFSFQLLQLKIQNLFFTRAKLISQLSQNPFSPPEKLATTDRDRAFLKLAEETVRDHLSNSNLDVETFCEPFGMGRRNVLRKMKALTGLSINEYIRHLRLNVAHQLLESGEVNVSEAAYEVGFTDPKYFSNCFKKQFGILPKDLKR is encoded by the coding sequence ATGAATAGAAGGACGAATTTATTCAATGCGCTTGGTTTCATCCTGATGCTTCTGATATCGCAGACAGGGTGGGGCCAACTGTCGCGGCCGTTTTTTAAGCACCTTACCGTTGAAGATGGCCTTTCCAACAATTGGGTAAAAAGCATTGTAAAGGACCAATCTGGGTATATGTGGTTTGGGACTTTCAATGGATTGAACAGATATGACGGCACTGCTTTTAGGGCACTCATGAAGGGGCCAGAGACCCAGCTTACCGACAATTTCATTGAGTCAATGGCGGTTGACCGAGCGGGCAATCTTTGGGTGGGAACCTTCAGTTTCGGACTGAATCGATTTGATCCCCGTACAGAAACCTTCACCCAATTTACCAGCAATGATACCCTTGCGCATTCGGTGATGGGCAACAGAATCAAGGTCATATATCCAGATCGAAGCGGTAGAATTTGGCTTGGGACTGACTATGGGCTTGAGATTTTAGATCCTGCTTCCGGACGCGTTCAGAGCTTCAAGCATGATCCTCAGGATTCCCGCTCCATCACTCCCGGGCTGGTAACCAGTATTTTGGAAGATAAGGAAGGCGTATTTTGGATCGGAACCAAACAAGGGCTGAATAGGCTGGATGCATCACAAGGGACATTTACCCGTTTCCTGCACGATCAAGATCAATCATCCACCCTGTCATCCAACGATGTAACCGATCTTTATCAGGACAAATACGGGGATTTGTGGATTGGGACATGGGGAGGCGGACTCAACCAACTCAATCTTCAGACTGGCGCGATCAGGCGCTATCTCCATTCGTCCAACCAAAAGGGCGGGATCGGTCATAATACCATTCTGGCGCTCGAAGGTGATGGGGAGAATCTACTTTTCGTCGCAACAGAAGGAGGCGGCCTCAATGTATTCGACATTCAGCGCCAGACCTTTCAGTATTGGAAGCCCGATTTTACAGATCCAAGCAGCATCAATTCCAATTCGATTCATGCACTCTATTTTGATTCGGATACAGAGATCCTATGGGCGGGGAGCTACAATGGCGGAGTGAATTACTTCTCGAAATGGGATAAACCGTTTCTGAGGTATCGAGCACAGGTGGATGGTCTCAACAACAATCATGTTACCAGCTTGGAAGAGGACGATTCAGGGCAATTATGGATTGGAACGGATGGGGGAGGGGTGAATATCTTGAATCCCCAAAGCGGTGCGTTTCGGTATATTGGCCTAGATGAAGGGCTTCAAAATCAGGCGATTTTGTCCTTGCTTGCAGATCGGGAAGGACGAATGTGGGTCGGTACCTACGATGGGGGAATCGATGTTTTTGGCTCGGATCTTCGGCATATCGATAGATTTACCCATGATCCCAATCATCCCAAAAGCCTGAGCGGACGTCATGTGAATGCCATTTATCAAGACCTAAGAGGACTGATCTGGATCGGTACAATGTCTGGTGGCTTGAATCTCTTCGACCCTGATACCAAAACATTCACCCAATTTCAGCATAGACCCAATGATTCTTCCTCATTGATAGACAATTTCATCTATGGAATTTTTGAGGATAGACTCGGGAGACTCTTGGTCCAGACAGGCAAAGGCCTTGAAGTATTCGATTATCGGACCTTGACCTTTTCGCGCTTCAATAGTTCTCCAGAGGGGCATTTCGATATTCCGGGGGTGATCATGGAAGATAGCCAAGGCAATCTGTGGGTCGGCTCCAAGGAGCGAGGGCTGTTTCGGGTGGATAGGACGGGTGTGCAGATCACGACCTATACCGAGGCAGATGGGTTGCCGAGTAATAGCATTTCCGGTATCCTAGAAGATGCTTCCGGAAACTTGTGGATCAGTACACATCGAGGCCTTTGCAAATTCGAAGAAGGAGTCATCAAGCCTGAACGCAAACAGTTTCACGTTTTTTCCCCAGAAGACGGCCTTCAGGGGAGTGAATTCAAACGAGGTGCTTATTGCCAATTGTCCGACGGTACATTGGCATTTGGCGGTCAATATGGCTTCAATCTATTTGATCCCAAGGCCATTCGCAGGAATCCGTTTGTGCCGCCCGTGGAAATCACGGAGATGAGGCTTTTCAACAAACCTGTTGATTTTCGAGAAGGAGCTTGGTTGAATGCACCCGTTTCTGAGCTCGAATTGATCGAATTGGATTATCAGCAAACTGTCATTACGTTCGAATTTTCCGCGTTGAATTACCTCCTGCCTGAGCGAAATCAATTTGCCTACATGCTGGATGGATTCGAGGATATCTGGAATTATGTGGGCTCGCAAAATCATGCCACCTACACCAATCTGGACCCCGGTACATACACCTTTCATGTGAAGGCCTCCAATAATGACGGCGTTTGGAATCAACAGGGAACCACCATCAAGCTCAGGATCACGCCTCCATGGTGGGAGCTACTTTATGTGAAGATTTTGGCAGGATTGCTCCTGGTTGGATTGGTATTGGGCTATTTCCGGATGCGGACCATTCAATTGAAACGGAGCAAACGAAAACTCGAACGCAAGGTCGCCATTCGAACCGCTGATCTCAAGGAGGCGACTACTTTGAGCGAAGAGCGACGAACCGAAATCTCCAGACAGAATGAGGCGCTCATTCAGCAAAATCAGGAATTGGAAGAGCAAGCTCGGAAAATTCAAAAATTGGCTGATGAGGTCAGAACCCTCAATGAAGCGAAATTGAAGTTTTTTACCAGTATTTCGCATGAGCTTCGGACTCCCCTCAATCTCATCCTTTGGCCGCTTGAGGAGATGATCGCTCAGAACAAGCATCCCGAATCTACCCAGTCTCGCTTCCAATTGATGTGGCAGAATGCGCGAACCCTGACCAAGCTGATCAATCAACTATTGGATTTTCGCAAGATGGATAGTGGATCTTTTCAACTTCGAAAGGGCCTATACGAGGTAGTGGCTGAAACTCGGGGCGTGGTGGAGTCCTTTCATGATTGGGCGCAACGCAAACAGCTGACTTTTCACCTCCAACTTCCAGATGCCCCACAGGAGGTTTGGGTAGATTGGGACCATTGGGAAAAGATCTTGTCGAATCTCATCTCCAATGCATGTAAATACGCGCCTGATGGCGGAAATATCTGGTTGGACATACAGGATATTCCAGAAACCAAGGATCATCCACGAATCTTCCGGATCATGATCTGGGATGATGGGCCCGGGATTGCCGAAGAACAACGCAACCGGATTTTTGATCGGTTCTACGAGGGGGGACCCTCTGGATTTGCGAGTAGTGGAATTGGATTGGCGTTGGTCAAGGAATTGGTGGAATTGCAAGGAGGAAGCATCGAATTGATCAGTCCGCCAAACCAAGGCGCCTGCTTTGAGGTCCGATTGCCCATTTTGTCCCAGCCACAGGACGGAATGGAACCTCAAATGACTTATCCTGAGATTTCGCTGCCCTCAGAATTTGAATTGGGAGTTGAAGCGGCTCTGCCTTCCACGGGTGGCAAGGACCTTCCAACGATCTTGATCGTAGAGGATCATGCGGATATCCGAAATTACATGCGATCCCAATTGGAGTCCCTGTACCAGATTGTGACGGCTGCGAATGGGAAAGAAGGCTGTGAAAAGGCCTTAAAAGAGCTCCCCGATCTCGTCATCAGCGATGTGATGATGCCGGAAATGGATGGCTTTGAATTGTGCAAGACCTTGAAGGAGGATGATCGTACCAGTCATATTCCCGTGATACTGGTAACGGCAAGATCGGGCGAGGAGAATCTGTTGGCAGGGCTTTCCATAGGTGCGGATGATTATATCGCCAAGCCATTTTCCTTTCAGCTCCTGCAACTTAAAATTCAGAACCTATTCTTCACCCGAGCAAAACTCATTTCGCAATTGTCCCAAAATCCATTTTCTCCTCCTGAGAAACTGGCAACTACAGACAGGGATCGGGCATTTCTCAAACTTGCCGAGGAAACGGTGCGGGACCACCTGTCCAACAGCAATCTGGATGTGGAGACCTTCTGCGAACCGTTTGGGATGGGGAGGCGAAATGTGCTTCGAAAAATGAAGGCATTGACGGGCTTGTCCATCAATGAGTATATCCGGCACCTGAGATTGAATGTAGCCCATCAACTGCTGGAATCTGGAGAAGTAAATGTATCCGAAGCTGCCTATGAGGTAGGATTCACTGATCCCAAGTACTTCAGTAATTGCTTCAAAAAGCAGTTTGGGATCCTGCCGAAAGATCTGAAACGATAG
- a CDS encoding GDSL-type esterase/lipase family protein, giving the protein MNKMIIFGWCLLMSTNLFAQNRTFLFDLGPNDVTNGNITTGADANGHYWTNLIGGSAGTPNSDALTIDNQSTDIQIKNLSGFLSNGIQNGGLLAPEDSLLGDLAIATATQDYFFTTSSGTIALDGLNPGKGYVFTLFGTRNTTLTRVTEYAFSGANAYVDSLQTSGTDLGGAGYNGNNSTVVITPPIRPNANGRIVLNLDVVEGGFAYLGAIKMEEVDDHPTMLVDFGPNDVTNGNITVSPDGYGQYWNNVVETAAAASPVSLLTKDEDSTGAYIQITTGFQKNGIQNGGLLAPEDSLLGSLAVATATQDYFFTTNSSALEMGGLDTTSRYVFEFFGTRNSGSDRITSYILTGENTSTDSLQTSGTDLGGIGYNGNVGTVAISDTLSPNAQGMITLDVSVITGGFAYLGLMRITEIEALPEPEPPCPVQDSLLVAVMGSSVADGYGATNSEGYAFQYGQLLDARAGTGEGLAWSMANISIGGNNTVDVMNRWETDLIPLCGSYVIYGLSLGNEGISSNGQTAFNRFRDNMETLIDQSRQNGIEPIVVNCYARADFDNTEYQFTKDMNMLIHEWDVASINVLGAIDNGLGQWSTGYEADPYHPNTAGHTEFFYAMVPSLMDALHAGKPQPHKVDSTYLTIDQSVTDYQLSFTPDGILHPFTVSFDIRTSGHGPIGGFTKDDQGFGGLLINESTGSLDYVNDLGVAVAGTDVVNDGQWHRITISHYYAWGKTIVYVDEEMQGSFDENLEVDEFFLSEENSPVADFKEWMIFRSGMNEQEVAALVQGTMLKSSLTLYAPLDGQGLRGTDPYRNDAQSMNQIEEVDAAQIITALEEIPGKGYFEIYPNPVVDEAKIRFSLSSSAQLRISVCDMTGKVVETLAEGIYAQGTHEWNWTGNPTLPNQLYVCLVEVEGQVYTQKIQLSR; this is encoded by the coding sequence ATGAACAAAATGATAATCTTCGGTTGGTGCCTGTTGATGAGTACCAATCTTTTCGCCCAAAATAGGACCTTCTTATTTGACCTCGGTCCAAACGATGTAACCAATGGCAATATCACGACAGGTGCGGATGCCAATGGACATTACTGGACCAATTTGATCGGTGGTTCGGCAGGAACCCCCAATTCTGATGCCTTGACGATTGACAATCAATCTACAGACATTCAGATCAAGAATCTCTCAGGGTTCTTGTCCAATGGAATTCAAAACGGAGGATTGCTTGCTCCGGAAGATTCTTTGCTGGGAGATCTTGCGATTGCTACCGCGACCCAAGATTACTTCTTTACGACTTCCAGTGGTACAATTGCCCTAGATGGGTTAAATCCGGGCAAGGGATATGTGTTTACGCTCTTTGGTACTCGAAATACCACTTTGACCCGTGTGACCGAATACGCGTTTTCCGGTGCCAATGCCTATGTCGATTCGCTTCAGACTTCTGGGACGGATCTTGGAGGAGCTGGGTATAACGGAAATAATTCAACTGTTGTCATCACGCCTCCAATTCGTCCAAATGCAAATGGTCGAATTGTGTTGAATCTCGATGTAGTGGAGGGAGGGTTTGCCTACCTCGGTGCGATTAAGATGGAGGAAGTCGATGATCATCCGACCATGTTGGTGGATTTTGGCCCCAATGATGTAACAAACGGAAACATCACGGTCAGTCCGGATGGCTATGGGCAGTATTGGAACAATGTCGTGGAAACTGCTGCTGCTGCGAGCCCCGTGTCCTTGCTGACTAAGGATGAAGATTCTACAGGTGCCTATATTCAAATCACCACCGGATTCCAGAAAAATGGCATTCAGAATGGCGGCCTTCTTGCTCCTGAAGATTCCCTGCTCGGAAGCTTGGCGGTTGCCACTGCCACTCAAGATTACTTTTTCACTACCAATTCCTCAGCCTTGGAAATGGGCGGTTTGGATACCACAAGTCGGTATGTATTCGAATTTTTTGGTACCAGAAATAGCGGATCTGATCGAATTACCTCCTACATTCTGACGGGAGAAAATACTTCGACGGATTCTCTGCAGACTTCCGGTACTGATTTGGGCGGAATTGGCTACAACGGCAATGTCGGTACAGTAGCGATCAGCGATACATTGAGCCCCAATGCCCAAGGGATGATCACTTTGGATGTGTCTGTGATTACCGGAGGATTTGCCTATTTGGGGTTGATGCGCATCACTGAAATCGAGGCACTTCCCGAGCCGGAGCCTCCTTGTCCCGTGCAGGATTCTCTGCTGGTGGCGGTGATGGGATCTTCTGTAGCGGATGGATATGGGGCTACCAATAGCGAGGGATATGCCTTTCAGTACGGCCAATTGCTAGATGCCCGAGCAGGTACAGGAGAAGGATTGGCTTGGAGTATGGCCAACATTTCCATCGGAGGAAACAACACAGTGGATGTCATGAACCGTTGGGAGACCGATCTGATCCCGCTATGTGGAAGCTATGTGATCTACGGATTGTCGCTTGGCAATGAGGGGATCTCCTCAAACGGCCAAACTGCCTTCAATCGATTCCGGGACAATATGGAAACCTTGATCGATCAATCCCGCCAAAATGGAATCGAACCCATCGTTGTCAATTGTTATGCTCGTGCGGATTTTGACAATACGGAGTATCAGTTCACCAAGGATATGAATATGCTGATCCATGAGTGGGACGTTGCCAGTATCAATGTATTGGGGGCCATTGACAATGGACTGGGGCAATGGTCTACAGGGTATGAGGCTGATCCCTACCACCCCAATACTGCCGGGCATACAGAATTCTTCTACGCGATGGTGCCTTCTCTCATGGACGCGCTTCATGCTGGCAAGCCTCAGCCGCACAAGGTGGATAGTACTTATCTCACCATTGATCAGTCTGTTACAGATTATCAATTGTCCTTCACCCCTGATGGGATCCTTCATCCCTTTACCGTGAGTTTCGATATCCGCACCAGTGGGCATGGGCCGATTGGCGGATTTACCAAGGATGACCAGGGATTTGGAGGTCTACTAATCAATGAATCCACAGGAAGTCTCGATTACGTGAATGACCTCGGTGTGGCAGTTGCTGGAACGGACGTCGTGAATGACGGCCAATGGCACCGAATCACGATTTCCCATTACTATGCTTGGGGCAAAACTATCGTCTATGTAGATGAGGAAATGCAGGGATCTTTCGATGAAAATCTCGAAGTCGACGAATTTTTCCTCAGTGAGGAGAATAGCCCTGTGGCTGATTTCAAGGAGTGGATGATTTTCCGGTCTGGCATGAATGAGCAAGAGGTCGCAGCTTTGGTTCAGGGAACCATGCTCAAATCGAGTTTGACACTTTATGCGCCATTGGACGGTCAAGGGTTGAGAGGAACCGATCCTTATCGCAACGATGCCCAATCGATGAACCAAATCGAGGAAGTTGATGCGGCCCAGATCATTACCGCATTGGAAGAAATCCCCGGAAAAGGATATTTCGAGATTTATCCCAATCCAGTGGTAGATGAGGCTAAGATCCGATTTTCCCTTTCTTCCTCAGCTCAATTGCGGATTTCAGTCTGTGATATGACCGGAAAAGTGGTCGAAACGCTCGCTGAAGGTATATATGCGCAGGGAACCCACGAGTGGAATTGGACAGGAAATCCCACACTCCCAAATCAATTGTATGTATGCTTGGTAGAGGTAGAAGGCCAAGTCTACACCCAGAAAATTCAACTAAGCAGATAG